The genome window AGCACATAATACTCTTTTTATCTCAGATTTCTTTTTCCATATAATAGGAACCACTAATTCCTGTTGAACGTTTCATCCACCAGTGAGAATGCGAAGATTTTACCTGGAATCCGCAACTCTCATATAGCTTTTGGGCTTTGGGGTTTTCATAAATAACTAATAGCGACAGCCTCGACAGACCTTTCTGCCTGGCAATACTCTCTGCAAAATTTATAAGTTGGGTACCAACCCCTTTACCGCGGTATTTTGGAGCCACCCCCAGAGTGTCAATATATGCTTCTCCTTCTTTAATCTTATGGTAAAAGGTGGCACCAAGGAGTATTGTCTTTACGATGCCTAGCAGGCCATATTTACGGAGAAGTTCGTGATTGGAAAGTCCCTTTTTGGATTTTGATTTGTGTTTTATCGGTAATTTCAGTAATAAAAACCCCGCTACATGTCCATTGAGAACAGCAACAAAATTCAAATTTTGAGATTCGTGGTGAAAGAGAGCAAAATCACGTGCAAATGATAATTGCTGATCTTTGTTTTG of Oceanispirochaeta crateris contains these proteins:
- a CDS encoding GNAT family N-acetyltransferase, whose translation is MKYEIEIIPSKQEHQDEVLQIFNDGFSSKFQFVTQNKDQQLSFARDFALFHHESQNLNFVAVLNGHVAGFLLLKLPIKHKSKSKKGLSNHELLRKYGLLGIVKTILLGATFYHKIKEGEAYIDTLGVAPKYRGKGVGTQLINFAESIARQKGLSRLSLLVIYENPKAQKLYESCGFQVKSSHSHWWMKRSTGISGSYYMEKEI